A part of bacterium genomic DNA contains:
- a CDS encoding BlaI/MecI/CopY family transcriptional regulator, whose translation MADLQFGRVQMKIMRVLWEKKQATAREITDILNESEPIAHSTVQTLLRALEQKGAVGHDVEDRTFTFYPLVENENVMQNALSDFIDRVFAGSAGGMVSYLVNNRYISPEELKGIFHLFDKKKP comes from the coding sequence ATGGCTGATTTACAGTTCGGTCGCGTCCAGATGAAAATAATGCGGGTGCTCTGGGAGAAAAAACAGGCCACCGCGCGAGAGATCACCGATATACTCAACGAGTCCGAACCGATCGCCCACAGCACCGTACAGACACTGTTACGGGCACTGGAGCAGAAAGGGGCTGTCGGCCATGATGTCGAGGATCGTACCTTTACTTTTTACCCGCTCGTGGAAAACGAGAACGTTATGCAGAATGCCCTGAGCGATTTTATCGACCGTGTATTCGCCGGGTCAGCCGGTGGTATGGTCTCGTACCTGGTCAATAACAGGTACATCTCTCCCGAGGAATTGAAAGGTATTTTCCATCTTTTCGATAAAAAGAAACCATAA